AGGGTCAGAAGCTCTACCGCTTCTAGCAGCAGAGGGGTGACTGGGTctgtgctggtctgtgtgtgtgtgtgtctgtttgatcTTTGTAACTCTCACACTATAACGCTGCACTGTAGCCAGTGCTCTGTGATTGCAGCCCCCTGTGCCCCGCGGCCCAGCCCAGAGTCACCTGGATGTCGCGGGCACGCTCGTAGGACTGGTAAGCCACCTTCTCCTCCATGCTGGCCAGCTCCTGCTTCAGGTTGGTCATCTCGTTCTGGTGGAGCTCTGTCAGGTCGTTCAGCTGTTCCTCCAATCGCTCGTACCTGCGGAGATATGAACACAGGCATGAGCTGTTCAGGACCACACCTTAAATTCAGAGGAGACAAAATCAAGCCAACGGCCCGCAGCAGGGTTCCCAACGTCCACGGTGCCTCTGATTCGACTTTCAGAACTTAGTAAGCAGACTAAATATCATTATATCTGCGTGCATGCATCTGACTGCCTGTTGATGTTACAAGTAAAAACAGTTTGTGATGATCTTCAGCATGTAAAATTGCAGTAAAACCTAAGGATGGAAATTaggctcctgttgcatagcagtttcaccatttccaggttttactatgagcttagccacagtgtctcattaaactcaaaCCAGGACTagataaaactgctatgcaatgcgaGACTTTCTTCCATCCCTGTATCTGTAACTACATCAgagaaaggaggagagaggagggagacataagcaaggagggagggagggagggaagaatGGGTGGAGTGGGGAGCTGTCGGCTGACCTGTAGCGCTCCTCCTGCAGGCACTGGGTCATGTAGGAGTAGTCCCTCTGCAGCTGTGTCTTCAGGTCCTCCATGGAGTCCTCCAGATGCCCCTGGCTGTCCTTGATCTCGCGCAGCTCCTCCAGCAGGGTGTCCAGGTTGttgtggtgatggtggtggtggctGTCCAGCGTGTTGGACTTGGGGCTGCCCATGCCTGGCCCTGGCCCGAGCCCGGGCCCCCCCGCCCCGGAGTTGCTGCCAGCTGGCGAGCCTGAGGTTGCGCTGGAGCAGTCGTCGTCGCTGCCGTACTTGGGGCTGGAGACGAGCGTGGCGCTGCCGCTGAACGGGCGTTGGCTGTCCTCTGGGTGCGGGTCCTCCAGCGTGTCCTTCAGGTGGGTGATGTTGTCCGCGCTGCCGAACTTGTTGCGAATGAGGCTGGCGAACTCGCGGGGCTTGGAGACCACGGCGGTGTGGGACAGCGCGGACACGCCCCCCTTCACCCCCTCCACCACTCCCCCTCCGAAGCCGCTGATTCCTGCTCGCACGTTGGCCCCCACGCCCTTCAGGCCCTGCTGCATGTCCCGCAGCACGTCCTTGGGCTGCCGCGTGGGCCCATTCTGAAAGAGCCAGGAGGACAGAACAATGCCGTTCAGAACAGTATCAAAGGGGGAGATATATAGGGGTAGTGCTATAAAAATAATCATTGTTATTCATATATTATGCATAGGCTTCTTAATTACTTTAATTGGGAAGTCTCTTCTTTAGGTATAACTGGACTTTTAAAGAGAAACATATTATTGGAAAAATGCAATTCTGAAAGTACACAAAACTTTGTAAAGTATAATCCAGtttattaataatttacagtTACGATGCTTACCTCCTTACAGTAACAGTGGTTGACAAAAAAGCTTTTCACAAAGAAACGTCATTGTAATTGATTGTAATAGTGAACTGTAATGGTTCACGAAAGAGTGCATGTCTATTCTCCGTGTCAGCAGCTGGGACGCTCTCCTCCGCACCTACCTGCTCAATCTCCTTTAGCTTCCTGTGGTAGTGCTCGAGCTTCTTGTGCAGGTGGGAGATGGTCTGGGCAGACTTCTGGTTCTTCTTCTCAAAGACCTGCTTGATGCGGGAGGCCTGCTGCTTGTCGGCGTTGTGCGCGAGCTTCAGGTACTCGGCCACGTTCTCGTCGCGCGCCTCCTGCTCGATGCGGATCTGCTCCGTGATCTTCAGGATCTTCTGCTGCAGGTGCTCGATGGCTGCCTTGGTGCGCTGCGGGTCGGGAGCCTCGGGCACGTCCAGGCTGATGTTGCCGTCCGAGCCAGCGTGGCTCGTGTTCGGGGGCAGCCCCAGGGTACTCACCTCCCCCTTCTCCAGCTGTAACACACAATGAGAAGACAGGCAAACGCATCAGAGGAGAGGCTCAATGCCAGGGTCTGCCCCTGAGCAAATTGTAAAGTCGCTTTAAGAATGACCCCGTCTGCCAATAGCGTGTTGGGCAAGTGAGACAGCAGAGAACTGAACAAATAACCAGGATCAGGATATGTGCAAGTTACTGGAAGACAATTAGATAGCAAGTAAAGTCTTTTACATTATATGTACATGGATTTATATCACAGTTAAAACTCTTTACAGTCATCTGAACTTCTGATACCAGCCAGTAAACCTCTGCAGCAACACGATGTGCTCTGAAAACCTCGTAGCTGCTTTGGATATCTTTACGAGATACTGGCTAGTTGCTAAGTGAATGGGATTCCTGTATATTGTGAGCCTTTAGGGGTTGTGTCTTTCAAATGAGACATTCAAGGGGAGGTGTGCTACTGTGGTCTGGAATGACACTGGCAAATTTTACATATAATCATATAACAAATTATTACAATACTGATTTGCTGCATTTCCTGTGCTGTATACAGCTTGTATCTATCTAGACACTGACACCCTTCCTTACGCAAACACAGCGCCTCTTCTCTACAGATGTCAATACTAAGAAGGTtaaaggcagagagagagagagtttggggAAGCTTCTTTGATGAAAAAAAGAACCACCAAATCTGCTGACATGTGCTTCTACTGCAGTTTCACAAACTGGCACTCCACAAAACTCTcatgaaaacaaaactgaaaagcaTGCACACACTTCTAGTGCTTTCTGTAGTTCAGCTCCAGAAGCAGACAAGTGGCTGCTGTACGCTGTGAATGAGCAGCTTGGCATTAGGCAGACAGCCCTGTTACAACAAGTGCAGGTACAGTAATGCTACACAACAGGAGGATAGTGCACACATTGTAACAATCATTTGATATCAATGAAACAGACGTCTCTCAAGTGCAGATGCTTCTGTGCAGGACAGACATCTCCACCCCAGCTTGGTTACCCTGCCTTTACAAGAGGGGTCTGTCTGGGGAGAAGTGCCACTTTCCCTGCCCATACAATTCAATAGCTTCTAAAGTACTGCATGATAGGAAGCAAACAAGAAAAATACTTCAGTCTGAAATAAAATCAGCCCACGGTCTAAACATTCTGGACCCTGTATTGATCTATAAAGTATAATAAaaagagagtgtgtgagtgtgtgtgtgggggcaggtattactatcaacgTGCGGacaacagttcagaaaatgtccccacaaagatagtgaAAAAAACACGTTGTGGGGATGTCCCcattttgtaaaacacctttttaagaactaaacatgccttcaaaaaaagcaccaagatatttagtttgttgtcgactttcaccctgtgtggaggtttgtctgactggagttagaaatagtaaataaaaatatagtgagagtcaatgggaagtccccacaaatataggaaagGAAAGGTGTAAAGAAGATGGGTGAGGAAAAGAAACGTATGAAAAAGCATGTATTTACCGTTCTATTGGGGCTACGTGGAGAGGCATTATTCCTTCTCATTTGCCAGCGTCCTGCTCACACAACGAACacgcagcccagcccagcccagcctggTACTCTATAAGTGACGTACCACTGCTACACTAACCCTGCACTGCAGGCACTGCCTCCTATACAGCCTTCCGAGTTGAGCAGCAGCAGGAAATGTGTTTCTCACACACTAAACTCTTCCTCAATGTAATCTACGAAAAGCAGAGCGCTGAAAATACGAGGCACAGGAAGCCTGAGTCACGACTGAAAAAgcagtggggggtggggggggggataagGTTAGCTGCTCCTTTATAGATGTGTCCCAATGCAGAGTGTCGGGTCCATAGTGTAACGACTGTGCTTGCCTGGCATGCAGTCCCTTCAGCTCCCCTGCAAACTCCAAACTGCTGCTGTCATCACTTGCATCAGCTCCCAAATTCCTGCTgagaattcattttttaaaatgtgttttagtttaaaaaaaaaaaaaaaaaaagcaacacgtTTAGATGGAGCTAGACAGTCTGCTGTTGAGAAAAAAGACTGAGAGATGAGGCAGGCACAGAGCGGTGCACCTCCACAAACCGGACTACTAGGCTTTCTGCCATCGCAAGAACTAGCTGTACAGGGTAGGGGTTCCACTTGAGAAGGAACTGATAATCACGAGTGTTCCAGTGTTAGGCtacctgtcacagcctgagatACACTGTTGTATTAAGTATAATATCTATAATAACATGCATGTTTTTAACTTGTACTTGCTGAGTTCACTTGACTATAATTCTTCAACAAAACGTGAATAATcttttgtcatgccaataaaccttcacattttaaagtgaaagagaaggaaggaaggaaggaatgaGAAAGGGGTCTGATGAGAAGAGTATTTAAGAGGAATGGAGGAATATGAAGAAAGGGGATTACTGCAGTTCAGAGCAGGACAAGAGCAGCCGTCGAGGGCTGCAGTACATGCTTGCGTGTCTGTCTGCATCAGGATCTCAATTGACTGCACAGTGCAGAAAGGATATTAACTCTTTTAATGCACTATTTGTGTACGGACAGGCAGCGCGTCAACTGCATGGCTATTGCTTTAGGAGAAACTCACATACTGTACTGCTCGTTAATGAAAAACGGATGTGGTACATTATGGTGTTAACCATTGGTCCTTTGAGTCTGAGGtgcgattgtgtgtgtgtgtgtgtgtgtgtgtatctgtgcctgtgtgtgtgtgcagtgaagTGAACCAGGCCTGTACAGAAGCGTTCTGCCAATCTGGGTCTGCAGCTGCATTTGACATTTTTGATTGTGCTGCTAGGAGGGACTAAGCGTTACATAATGAGGAGAGAGAGACTGGTTTGCTTGAAGGGGTGGGGTGTGGGGTTAGGAataaatcagagagagagagacttgcaGCCTCGGTGAAGGCGATGTACTGAATTTACTGCAGAACAAAATGATCCTGAGCATCGCACTGACAAAGTGTTTAAGCTGCACTGCCCTGGCTGGTGAACCAGCAAGGACGAGACGGAGAGACTGTGTGCAGTTAGTCAAGTCTGGTACGCAGCTGCACTTGACGCCTTGCAGAACTATATCGACTCATACAATGTCTAGCCATTTTTAATACGTCAATGGGGAAATAACACATCAATAAGTGACCCATCCCAACAGCGCCAGAGTTTTTCTAAATGTGGTGGGACCAAGGTCCGGGGGATACGCAGAGTATAACCACAGCTAAACACTGGGTGCAGCATGCACTACTCAGAATACTGTACACTCAAGATAGTCAGCAGTCTTTGGCATGCCTCGTGTGAGCTCAGAGGCATTCTCTCACTTGTGAACCaaggtaaaagcatggtaaagcatcaGAAAATCTTATACAAGGGTGGAAactagactcccattgcacagcagtttcccccattccacaTTTTACTACCAGTTTCATtatccacagtgtataggtaacaagctcaggtgtgttctgttaaactcatagtaaaaccaggaacggatcaaaccgctatacaatgggagtcttattttcatagCCGCTATAGCAGGTgtttccagccctggtcctggagatcttctgtttttttgtttcaaccgagctctcaattacttaattgcaccaattattacAGACAATACCAAGTCCATCTACTAAGACGAGTCAATAAAGAAATACAGGAGGACGCTATTTGTTTTCTGCGTGTGCTGTTAACGTAAAAACAAAGACTGGCAGTGAAGTACAAGTACTGAATAAAGACTTGCAAagcatttaaacacacacacacgctttacATCTTTGCTATGATGGGGGAGTCCAGGGAGTGTGTATCATTGTGGAATAGGAAGACAGATATAAAGCAAGTCTTTAAACTGGAAGCAAAGTGTAATGCACAGAGGAACAGAAAGAACGAGAaccagggagggagagagagagagagagagagagagagagagagagagagagagagagggagagagagagaagcgctACAACAAGCACTCCCCCACTCCTCCTTACTGGAGCTCCAGCACAGAGTGCATCAGACAGCAGCACACAGAGCCGGAGGCTGAAAGAGCCTGTGTCCGTCTCTAACCCCAATAATACAAGCCTGCTTGTTTAAAGAAGCGCTTTACAAACCAATGCTTTACAATCCATTTACTAACCTCTCCTATTAGCTTAACATTATCACAGATACCTGCTTTTAGTATGCTTTCAATATTTTGGTTGGCTAATAAGGCAGTGTGGTACCCGAGATTCTATTGTTGCTCTTCATCGCTGGTCTGGCATGGAAATTGAGAGGGACCCTAATCAGCCCCCCCCAACTACCACCTTAATTCTGCTTACAACTCTACAATCTGCACTGGACTattttagattacattttagGCTACTGAACAGCTCTGAAAAATGTGTTTACAGTGGCACTGCAATCTAgtcctaaattaaaataaaatactacaattaaaatgcagaaagcttgcaatagtagtagtagtaacctGCTAAATCTCACAGCTCTTGAATAAGGGGGTCACTAGATTGACCCTGGGTTTAATGAAGCTTTTAGGGTGGCAGTATTAAGCTCCACCATTGTTTCACAAAAATACACCCCATAATAATTGTTTTAATCGAATACagcaaccacaaaaaaaaaacccttgtgtGGAAGACGGTGCTGCATCTCAGCGGAGCAGCCCTGtaaacagcattttaaagaaTCAGAGGAATGATGGCAACGAACTGATCGGAAGATGCAAACCCCTCGCATTCCAGCTATGAACAAAACAAGAAGAGAAAGGCAGTGTCTGCAGCCACAGCGTCTCCCACTACCTCAAGCCAATGTTCACCATGCTGGGGATTGTGTCTGTTTGATCAaccgtaaacacacacacacacccagcagtGCTATATTTAGTTCCTTGCATTGATATGAACACAGGCgcttgcaaaataaaacaaatcaatgaataaataaaccaataaatacatgaaatgcaatacaaacaaaataaaatacaatgcgaTAAGATGAAATGCAAAGCCGTGTAAGATCCGACACGTTAACGTTACCATACTGTTTTATCCCTGGCTGAAGCTTTCGCTCTGTCCTCCAGGTCTGCACGTCAATCCCATTCCCCCCTCGACAACCCAGAGCCAGGCTGGATAAACCTCCTGCCTCCCTTGGCTCTGTCCGTCAACGTTGAACACTGGCTGAATCCGGACATTCAGGAGAGACAGAGCTGGAACACTGACTAcccacagcctctctctctctctctctctccttctgtgTGTCTCTCCTGCTTCACGCAGCGGCAGACTGCAAACTCCGTGAGCTGCGCTGTCTTATTATTTTTGCTGTGTCTTGAAGCGCGGAgctgagagggagaggggggacgACGGGGGGACGAGAGAGCAGGCTGCTACTGAGAGCCTCTCAAACTGCTCACGTCACAAGCTCCCCAAACGTAGAGCGACGTCACGGAGCATTCTGAATTCAGACTATTGGAGGTACAGTGCGGTGcagcgtcccagcggctcgtgaaggCCTGCTTTGGGGAATCTCTTCCTAAAAAGCTCCTGCTGAtgaaacagcaacaacaaagacAACaaaaggaggaggggggagggtatACAGTGCATCCAATTAGGCCTACATTTCTTCTCCTGGTCACTTTTCTCTGCCTCTCTGCTAGGTCCTTAACTACCTCTatttgagagagagggagagagaggttcCCACTTTAGCTGCACCAGTACtcaagcatctattatatatacccccccccccccccacaatttAAAAAGATGAAGGCAGGGCTGTCAGCTTCTCTGGACAGTGTATTGTCTGCCCACAGTGAGACTGGCGCAGGAAAGCATGAAGCGCATTGAGGGAGCAGCCATGGTGAGGCTCTCTTTCTCCTCTTCTCTCTATATTCCCCCACCCCAGCTCTGTACCAGCCCTGATAAGAGGCTGCATATCTCTTCCCCATCTCCCCAGAGCACTGCGCTATTTAAACATGCAATCTTGCACGTTCTCATGTTGTGAAAGGCAGGACTATTCCATCTTGCAGAGCACTGTACAGCCAGCCTCGTCACGCTCCAGCAGGGAAGCCCTGGGTCTTGCAGGGAGGCGGAAAATTGGTTAAGCCACAGCACTACCTTATAAATCTATATATCATAGCGACAGCTATTTGTAATATTCGATGTTTCCACAATACAGCACACTACGCTGGCTGCATGAAAAGCAGTAGTTTACACATGCAGTACGGCACAGACCTGTATTCAATTATCATTCCATGCTTAAATAATAATCTGCTGCATCACACCCCCAGGCCAGTTCAGGGTTCCGACTTCCGATGACATCTTCCTAAGGGGAGGGGAGAATGCATTAACGACTGAAAATCTTTCCGACACCGTCTTGTTTACACCTTCTCGGTCTTGTGAACAACACTGACTTGTGTTTGAAATGATTAATTCAAGATGACATCCTGTGCTCTATCACTTCTAACCTCTCCTTATAAAACCGTCTCATCAAGCCTATATATTATTCACTAACAGTGAAGGGACAACTAAGCCTGGAGAGTAATTCACTGCCACTGGACGCTGTTAAAACGACAGCATAATCCTATGCAGATGAGGCAAAAAAAATCCAAAGAGTGGAGTTAAAAATATTGATCTGTCAGCATTCCTGAAATCTCACTGATGTCAGTGAGGAAACCTCTGTGGAATACAGGATTTTCTGAGAAACCCTGAGCTTCTACTGTGCTTAGAGACAGGCAGGCGAATCCGTGTCTCTCCCCTCCATTCTAAGTTTACGTACATTTGGGGTGCTAATACCAAATGCCGCTAGTTTTTTAAAAGTAGTTGCCTTCTAGTTGTCGATTTATACAGTGTTCGTTTGTAATGTGTTGTGTGCTTAAAAACTCTAGATTGGAGTCTGAAACTGGCCCAATTTTTTTATTGATAGCCCCTTTTTTTGGAATCTAGCCCAGTTTTTGGAATCAATGGCCCATACTTCCCTTCGGTCACCCTGCCCTGTACTGTACCCCCACAGTGCTCCACTCTGGGCAGTGGTGTGTTGGTGTGGTTTCTTTCTCCCCCGCTCTCCTTCGCTTCATTAGAAGAGGCAGACAGCTTTTTAATTCACTGCCGATCCCCTCCTCTAAATCACGATTGCTCAGCGCTAATCTGCATAGCAATGACTATCCCCACCCCCCGCACCGTGCTCCACGCTGCACTGCATCTCATTACCCAGCCATGCGCTTCACATCACGTTTATTAAGACATGGGCTACAGCCTGAGATTTGTCTGCTTTCTTCAAGGTCACCTCACAGTGTCTCAGATCTAAGAGGGGGGGAGTCTGGATGATAACTGTATGCACACACCTCAGCCCTGGCTGCGAGAGGAATGGCTTTGCGAGTGTGGGGTACTAAGCTGCAGCTCTCTCACAGCCTTGGTTCTGTACAGTCACAGCTTCACACACTGCTGCGAGGTGTTGTTTATAGCCTCCTTTCTTCTTCCGTCGAGACGATCATGTGCCTGTTTCAATCGAGAAGGGTGTGAGAACCATCAACACCCCCGCTCCCCTCAGCACACCATGCTGACTGATTTCAGAGCCGCAACTCGATATTCACCACTAAGCCAAGGACAATAACCCACAGAAAGGTCAGAATGGAACGAGGTGATGGATATTAGTGAGGGTGACGTAATCCTCCAGTAGGACACTGCTCTGCATCTTCTACTGGGTTTGAATTGCACCTGTTTACAGCTATATACTGAACTACTGGCAAGCAACGCTTAAAGAGATTGGATCATCCACCATTTCCTATTATTAGATCATTATCAGCCATGCTTACCAAATATTCCAGCAATAAACTGCATCTGGGAAGGCTCCTCAAAGatgaggaagtgaggtggggaagcatatcagtgttgcacatgCTTCGGTGCACAGCGCAATAGATATTTCTTTTCTGAAACACCTTTTGCTTGAACAGTTAGAAAGTGCTGAAAAACAACAATCTCAGAATTGATACAGCAGTAGGAAATTAAACAGGCTTAATATGAGGGACATATATCTGATAATAAAGTACAGTGCAACTGCTCAGGGGACAAACAAAATGTGGCCTTGATATTGAAGGTCTGGTAACATTGAAGTCAATGGACTAAGGACTTGTAATGAGGTGTCCTTTAAGCGAGGCTTCCCTGAATTGACTAGGCAGGCCCTGGGATAAGGGCGGCATCCAGTTTGTGCCCTCTCATCGATCCTGCTGCAACACTGTGCTGAGGAGGAGCTGCTGCTACTGTGCCTTGAAAGCACCTGGGTGCTGCTGAGCTGAATGCATTGTCTCGGTTCAGAGCGGCCCCCTCCTTCACTCTCATTAAACACGGCTAACAGTGCTCTCCCCATGGGCTGCCAGCCCCCATCATACTCCCGACGCATTACCATAACAAAGACGCAGTCCTCTGTGTGCCAGCCAGTGAGCGACAGAGAGGATTATGCAGTGACtgagtgtgtgcttgtgtgtgtgtgcgggtgcgCATGACCGTCTATGcatttattatgtttgtttttttaaaagtttaacttATGTGATCATACGTGATTTATATTTCTATACAGAAGATGAATGCctgtattacaaacaaacaaacaaacaaacaaacaaaccaaccaaatGTAAAACCTCAACGGAACATGCAATATGTGGAGATCTGTCCTTTTTCTAATGCTTTTCAATGTACAGTAGCTATCACTATTACAGTAAAATACCTGCAGTACATTGCATAGATTCAGTAACTGTTGCGTTTATTTTAACTGCCTGATGGTTTTTATTAAATCAGGGTGGATATTTTGTGCATTTACTATGTGTTTGTGTGCATAGATCTGTGTCTCTTATATACAGGTCTGTAGGGTGTATAGCTGTATAGATCTTTTATtcaacattatgtaatcaaagaaactactaaatgatcaCAGAATttggttaagtatatggaaaactacaaagcggtgtgtaattcaatatattaacattattcagaaggttttattcgactttatgaagcaacatttgttaattctatagggtgatgcaaaacgtttggccatagctgtaggtgtgCTTGTGTATGCAtttatcggtgtgtgtgtgtttagcatactgtatgtgtgccaatATGGAAATGTACTACAGTAAATTACTGCCCCAGTCCCTCTATTCTTTTTACATGTTGTGTTGACTGCTGACCTGCGATGCAGAAGCAGTCTCATTTCACTGGTGACCTGGCTAGTACATTTACCCACTAGCTGTGCCCAGACCCCCCCCTGACATTCTGACCTGCAGTTAACTTAGCGCTGCCTGGTATGGGAACACGATCCACCTGTTTAGACCAGAACCAGTGTTCAGTATGAGACCCCCTTGTGCAAGTTGTTTATGTCCAGGTCTGAACTTGCACCTAGAAAGTGTTACAGGGTAACTTTCAGAGCTTGCACCCCAGGGGCCGCTGACACAAAGTGCCTTCGTTTCTAATTTTAGCCCAGGCTCCACATTAAGGTGTGGCCAGATACTTAAAATAGAACCCGTCCATGCATGGGACCAAACAAACCTGTTCCAGCACACGCATTCCTATAGGAATTAAAGGACTGAGGCCACCC
The sequence above is drawn from the Acipenser ruthenus chromosome 29, fAciRut3.2 maternal haplotype, whole genome shotgun sequence genome and encodes:
- the LOC131702060 gene encoding transmembrane and coiled-coil domains protein 2-like isoform X2, with amino-acid sequence MKRCKSDDLTPDEEGGRTGLSAVCEDAPSVLIVEVKHGDTPDSSSAGGTANSHSTARSKPPDLKKIQQLSEGSVFGHGLKHLFHSRRRSREREQHSSPDSAQAPQLSVGYPAGAAGGPGGHSDHDSADEKERSPEMQRVSYAVSLQDLPARPTAFNRVLQQIRARPSIKRGSSLHSSSRRTKSGPASEAVKSSSPHLGRKGPQDSSLTALLHQGRPRSSSTTDTSLLAGEPTLHWTVEEPERVTDRLEKGEVSTLGLPPNTSHAGSDGNISLDVPEAPDPQRTKAAIEHLQQKILKITEQIRIEQEARDENVAEYLKLAHNADKQQASRIKQVFEKKNQKSAQTISHLHKKLEHYHRKLKEIEQNGPTRQPKDVLRDMQQGLKGVGANVRAGISGFGGGVVEGVKGGVSALSHTAVVSKPREFASLIRNKFGSADNITHLKDTLEDPHPEDSQRPFSGSATLVSSPKYGSDDDCSSATSGSPAGSNSGAGGPGLGPGPGMGSPKSNTLDSHHHHHHNNLDTLLEELREIKDSQGHLEDSMEDLKTQLQRDYSYMTQCLQEERYRYERLEEQLNDLTELHQNEMTNLKQELASMEEKVAYQSYERARDIQEAVESCLTRITKLELQQQQQQVVQLEGVENANARALLGKFINVILALMAVLLVFVSTLANFITPLMKTRMRIFASVFLALFLIFLWKHWDSVAYVFEPWLLPS
- the LOC131702060 gene encoding transmembrane and coiled-coil domains protein 2-like isoform X5, whose product is MVHEELEKGEVSTLGLPPNTSHAGSDGNISLDVPEAPDPQRTKAAIEHLQQKILKITEQIRIEQEARDENVAEYLKLAHNADKQQASRIKQVFEKKNQKSAQTISHLHKKLEHYHRKLKEIEQNGPTRQPKDVLRDMQQGLKGVGANVRAGISGFGGGVVEGVKGGVSALSHTAVVSKPREFASLIRNKFGSADNITHLKDTLEDPHPEDSQRPFSGSATLVSSPKYGSDDDCSSATSGSPAGSNSGAGGPGLGPGPGMGSPKSNTLDSHHHHHHNNLDTLLEELREIKDSQGHLEDSMEDLKTQLQRDYSYMTQCLQEERYRYERLEEQLNDLTELHQNEMTNLKQELASMEEKVAYQSYERARDIQEAVESCLTRITKLELQQQQQQVVQLEGVENANARALLGKFINVILALMAVLLVFVSTLANFITPLMKTRMRIFASVFLALFLIFLWKHWDSVAYVFEPWLLPS
- the LOC131702060 gene encoding transmembrane and coiled-coil domains protein 2-like isoform X3, with protein sequence MRTEGQLFLDGVSHVEPESQGPGSATGRRLFLLNSVLGVFLEKGEVSTLGLPPNTSHAGSDGNISLDVPEAPDPQRTKAAIEHLQQKILKITEQIRIEQEARDENVAEYLKLAHNADKQQASRIKQVFEKKNQKSAQTISHLHKKLEHYHRKLKEIEQNGPTRQPKDVLRDMQQGLKGVGANVRAGISGFGGGVVEGVKGGVSALSHTAVVSKPREFASLIRNKFGSADNITHLKDTLEDPHPEDSQRPFSGSATLVSSPKYGSDDDCSSATSGSPAGSNSGAGGPGLGPGPGMGSPKSNTLDSHHHHHHNNLDTLLEELREIKDSQGHLEDSMEDLKTQLQRDYSYMTQCLQEERYRYERLEEQLNDLTELHQNEMTNLKQELASMEEKVAYQSYERARDIQEAVESCLTRITKLELQQQQQQVVQLEGVENANARALLGKFINVILALMAVLLVFVSTLANFITPLMKTRMRIFASVFLALFLIFLWKHWDSVAYVFEPWLLPS
- the LOC131702060 gene encoding transmembrane and coiled-coil domains protein 2-like isoform X4; amino-acid sequence: MRRNNASPRSPNRTLEKGEVSTLGLPPNTSHAGSDGNISLDVPEAPDPQRTKAAIEHLQQKILKITEQIRIEQEARDENVAEYLKLAHNADKQQASRIKQVFEKKNQKSAQTISHLHKKLEHYHRKLKEIEQNGPTRQPKDVLRDMQQGLKGVGANVRAGISGFGGGVVEGVKGGVSALSHTAVVSKPREFASLIRNKFGSADNITHLKDTLEDPHPEDSQRPFSGSATLVSSPKYGSDDDCSSATSGSPAGSNSGAGGPGLGPGPGMGSPKSNTLDSHHHHHHNNLDTLLEELREIKDSQGHLEDSMEDLKTQLQRDYSYMTQCLQEERYRYERLEEQLNDLTELHQNEMTNLKQELASMEEKVAYQSYERARDIQEAVESCLTRITKLELQQQQQQVVQLEGVENANARALLGKFINVILALMAVLLVFVSTLANFITPLMKTRMRIFASVFLALFLIFLWKHWDSVAYVFEPWLLPS
- the LOC131702060 gene encoding transmembrane and coiled-coil domains protein 2-like isoform X6, which gives rise to MLEKGEVSTLGLPPNTSHAGSDGNISLDVPEAPDPQRTKAAIEHLQQKILKITEQIRIEQEARDENVAEYLKLAHNADKQQASRIKQVFEKKNQKSAQTISHLHKKLEHYHRKLKEIEQNGPTRQPKDVLRDMQQGLKGVGANVRAGISGFGGGVVEGVKGGVSALSHTAVVSKPREFASLIRNKFGSADNITHLKDTLEDPHPEDSQRPFSGSATLVSSPKYGSDDDCSSATSGSPAGSNSGAGGPGLGPGPGMGSPKSNTLDSHHHHHHNNLDTLLEELREIKDSQGHLEDSMEDLKTQLQRDYSYMTQCLQEERYRYERLEEQLNDLTELHQNEMTNLKQELASMEEKVAYQSYERARDIQEAVESCLTRITKLELQQQQQQVVQLEGVENANARALLGKFINVILALMAVLLVFVSTLANFITPLMKTRMRIFASVFLALFLIFLWKHWDSVAYVFEPWLLPS